The proteins below come from a single Canis aureus isolate CA01 chromosome 14, VMU_Caureus_v.1.0, whole genome shotgun sequence genomic window:
- the LOC144283822 gene encoding centrin-2-like, translated as MSSKLELTEEQKQETQEAFDLFDADGIGTIDVKELKMAMRALGLEPQKEEIKKMMRGHLGDSVKISEKDTKEEILKTFKLFNDDETGKIRFKNLKHVAKESSENLTDEKLQKMIDEADRHGDREVNEKFLHVMNKTSLYLDQPLLFIIV; from the exons ATGAGTTCTAAGCTGGAGCTGACAGAAGAACagaaacaggaaacccaagaAGCTTTTGATCTCTTTGATGCTGATGGAATTGGGACCATAGATGTTAAGGAACTTAAAATGGCAATGAGGGCACTGGGCTTGGAACCCCAGAAAGAAGAGATCAAGAAAATGATGAGaggtcacctgggtgactcagtg AAAATATCTGAGAAAGATACCaaagaagaaattctgaaaaCTTTTAAGCTCTTCAATGATGATGAAACTGGGAAGATAAGATTCAAAAATCTAAAGCATGTGGCCAAGGAGTCGAGTGAGAACCTCACTGATGAGAAGCTGCAGAAAATGATCGATGAAGCTGATCGCCATGGAGATAGAGAAGTCAATGAGAAGTTCCTGCACGTCATGAATAAGACCAGTCTTTACTTAGATCAGCCTCTTCTTTTCATAATTGTGTGA